The Acidaminococcus fermentans DSM 20731 sequence AAAAAATCATCCCCTGGAGAAAGGAGGTTTGTCATGGCCCGAAAAAAAATGGTGGAACTGGACCTGTTTGCGGAACAGGAACCGGCAGCGGAACCGGAAAAAACGGCGCCCGCTGCCCCTCCGGAGAAGAAATCCCCTGCCTCCCTTCCCCAAAAGCCCTTTGTCACCAACCTTTCTCCCCGCTACACCTTTGACAATTTCGTGGTGGGGAATTCCAACCGGTTTGCCAAGGCGGCGGCCATGGCCGTGGCCAACAATCCGGCCTTCGCCTACAACCCCTTCTTCCTGTTCAGCGATTCCGGACTGGGCAAGACCCATCTGATGAACGCCATCGGCAACCAGATCCGGAAGAATCATCCGGACATGAAGATTCTCTACATTTCCAGCGAAACCTTCACCAATGAGCTGATCGAGAGCGTGGAGCACAACCGGCTGGAAGCCTTCCGGGAAAAATACCGGAGCATCGACGTGCTGCTCATCGACGACATCCAGTTCCTCCGGAACCGGGAATCCACCCAGGAAGAATTTTTCCACACCTTCAACACCCTAGAAAAGGCCAACAAACAGATCATCATCTCCAGCGACCGGCCTCCCGCCGAACTGGACACCCTGGAAGAGCGGATGATCAGCCGGTTCAATTCCGGTCTCACCGCCGACATCCAGCATCCGGACCTGGAGACCCGGATGGCCATCCTCCAGAATCTGGCCCATACGGACAAGGTTCCCTTCCCCAATGATGTGATCCTGCTGATTGCCAGCAGCATTACCAGCAATATCCGGGAACTGGAAGGAGCTTACAACCGTGTCTGCGCTTATTCCACTGTGTCAAAAGAACCCATCACCCTGGAGCTGTGCCGCAGCGCCCTGAAGGAACTGAATCTCCTGGACACCCCCCAGTTCGTCACTGTGGATGCCATCCAGCAGCAGGTGGCGGACCATTTCCGGCTCCACCGTGCTGAACTGATCGAAAAGAAACGGACCCGGCGGGTGGCGGTACCCCGGATGATCGCCATTTACCTGACCAAGGAAATGGCCGGTCTTTCCCTGAAGAAAATCGGGGAATGTTTCGGGGGCCGGGACCACAGCACCATCATCCACGCCTGCGAAAAAATCCAGAAAGACCGGCAGGAGGACCCGGAACTGAACCGGGAAATCGATGCCCTGATCCTGGAATTGAAGAATCGGACGCCCTGACAGGATGATCCGAATCCGGTCTGAAATATTCCATCAGTGTAACCTTCGTCCCTGCTCTCTGTACAGGGACGGAGGTTTTCTTTTTCTCTCCTGCAGGACTTTTCCACAGGCTTTCAGCCTTTTCCACACCCTGGAACCCCCATTAAATGGGCTTATCCACATAGTTATCCACACCTGTGGATAACTTTCAGTGGAAAACTCTCCTCCCTGTGGAAAACCCGAAAAGCCCCATTCCATGCCGTTTATGGGATTTTATCCCCAGAGTTATCCACATGTCCACTGGGAGTGGGGCTGTTGCATGAGCAACAGCCCCGTCAACGGTCAGCTGTCAATTGTCAACGGCCGCTGGCAGCTGACAGTTGACAATCAAAAGATATCCACACCCCCCTGCTCTCTCTCCGGCCCCATTCCATGGGCTTATCCCCAAAGTTATCCACACCTGTGGATAACTTCCGGTGGAAAACTCCCTTCCCTGTGGAAAACCCGGAATCCCCTGTTCCGCCGCCTTCTTTCCTCTTTTTCCCGGGAAGTTATGCACAGGAACCGGACAAACTGCCCGGAATATGCTATACTATATCCATACAACCTTTGGAACTCACCGGTTCCTGTTCCGTACAACGTTGCCGGAACATTGCAGGACACCGGTTGTCTGGAAACCGCTGGAACTTCAGCGGTTTTCTTCCTGTTCCGGAAATCTACAGCATATTGAGGGATGTCCGCCATGATCACCATCAAAGATTACGCCAAACAAAAAGGGGTTTCCTATGAAGCCATCCGCAAACAGATCAAACGGTATGAGAACGAACTGGAAGGCCATCTGGTCAAACAGAACCGTTTCCTGATGCTGGATGACGAAGCCGTCCAGTTCCTGGACAGCAAGCGTTCGGAAAACCCCGTCATCGTCTATGAACAGAACAAGGATGAAGAACTGGAGCAGCTCCGGCACGAAAACAAGGTGCTGCTGATCCAGATGAATACCGTCCAGGACCAGCTGGGCAAAGTCCAGCAGAAGCTCATTGCGGAAATGAACACCACCAAACTGCTGACCCAGGAAAAAGTCCATTACCTGGAATACAAGGCCCAGTCCGAACAAAAGGAAATCCAGCTGAAAGATCTGGCCCGGGCCCGAGATGCCGCCCAGGCCAAAGCCGACCAGCAGGAAGCGGTGCTGCGGCTGAAAGAACAGCAGATCGGCGCCCTGTCCGCCGCCAAGGAAACGGCGGCCGCCAGCCTGAAAGCCGCTGATGAACGGATCGCCCAGGCGGAAGCCCGGGCCAAAGCGGCGGAAGAAGAAGCCTCCCGGCTGAAGAACCGCAGTTTCTGGGACCGTCTGTTCAACCGCTGATCCATGCTTCTCAACAGGGAGTTATCCACAGCTGTGGATAACTCCCTGTGTATAACCTGCCTTTTGTGGATAACCGGAACTGCCCATGGTACGGCCCCGCCGGCAGGAACTGACAGAAAAGTTATCCACACTGTCCACAGGTTTTTCCACAGGAGCGGCCTGTTTCGTGATATAATGAAGTCTCTATTAAAGAATAAAGGATGGATCGGATATGATGACGAAGAACCTGGCCCAGATTTGGGCCGAAATGCTGGCTGCCCTGTCCGCCAGTTTTGAAGGCAGAAGCTGGAAAATCTGGCTGGATGCCGCACACCCCCGTACCCTGGAGGAAAATACCCTTTCCCTGGATGTACCCAACGATTTCACCAAAAACACCCTTCAGGAAAAATACCTGCCCATCATGGAAGAAAGCCTTTCCCAGATCTGCGGAAAACCCATGAAGGTCCAGATCGATGTGGTGGAAACCGCCAAGGAAGGGCCCTCCCTGTTCCCGGACGCACCGGCCCAGCCTGCACCGGAACCGGCGGCAGTCCAGCCGGAACCCCAGCCGGCCGCCAAACCCGCCCAGGAATTCGATTCCCATCTGTCTCCCAAATACACCTTCGACAATTTCATCCGGGGCAAATCCAATGAGGAAGCCTTCAACTTCTCCATGGGGGTGGCCAACGCGCCGGCCAAAAGCTACAATCCCCTGTTTCTCTACAGCGATCCCGGCCTGGGGAAAACCCACCTGATGAACGCCATCGGCAACTATATCCACAAGAAATTCCCCCAGATGAAAATCCTCTACACCTCCAGTGAAACCTTCACCAACGAACTGATCGGCGCCATCCAGCACAACACCAACGAAGCCTTCCGGAACAAATACCGGAACATCGATGTGCTGCTCATCGACGATATCCAGTTCCTGCGGAAAAAGGAATCCACCCAGGAAGAATTCTTCCATACCTTTGAAGCCCTGAAACAGGCGGACAAGCAGATCATCATCTCCAGCGACCGGCCGCCCAAAGAACTGGACACCCTGGAAGAACGGCTCACCAGCCGGTTCATGCAGGGGCTGATCATCGAAATCAACCATCCTGATTTTGAAACCCGCAGTGCCATCCTCCGGAGCATGGCGGAAAAAGACCATCTGGAATTCCCCCTGGAAGTGATCCAGCTGATCGCCACCAATGTAAAGACCAACATCCGGGAACTGGAAGGAGCCTATACCAAAGTCCATGCCTTCGCCAACCTGAACCATCAGCCGGTGACCATGGAACTGGCCCGGAAAGCCCTGAAGGATCTGGATATGGGCAGTGCCGTGGACAAGGTGATCACCGTGGAAGCCATCCAGGAGCTGGTGGCCTCCCGGTACAAGATCCGGGTGGAGGATCTGAAAGCCAAGAAACGGACCCGTTCCATCGCCTATCCCCGGCAGATCGCCATGTATCTCACCCGGGAACTGACGGACCTTTCCCTGCCCCGGATCGGAGAGTGTTTCGGGGGCCGGGACCACACCACCGTCCTCCATGCCTGCGACAAGATCTCCGAGGACAAGAAAAATGACGCCAATCTGGAGCGGCAGCTGGCCAAACTGGTGGAAGACCTGAAGAAATGATGCTCCAGTTATCCACAAGTTGTGGATAATCTTGTGTATAACTTGTTGGTAATTTTGTGGATAACACGGAAAGTCCCTGAAAAAGTGGATATGTGGATAAGTGAAAACCGGTTATCCACAGAGTTATCCCATCGGTTCCCACAGCCTGGAATGGGCCTGGACGGACTTTTCCACATACCCACAGGCCCTACTACGAAGACTACGAATTTTTATAATTTCATCGTTTTAGAAACAAGGAGGTACTGTCATGCAGTTTTCATGTGAAAGCAAAGAACTGGCTCAAAGCGTCAATATCGTGAAAAGAGCCATTTCATCCAGCAATAACGCACCGATCTTTTCCGGGATCCATGCCATTCTCCAGGGAAACACCCTGCAGTTGATTGCCATGGACAATACCTATATGATGAACAAGAAACTGGACGTAAACGGAGAGGAGGACGGCGAACTCCTGATCCCCGCCAAGGCCATCGGGGATCTGCTGGCCCGTTTCGATCCGGACGAAGTGCTCACCGTCCAGCAACTGCCCGGTGAAAAAGAAATGACCCTGAAAGCCGCCAAAGCCCGGGGCCAGTACCACATTCCCCTGATGGATCCGGAAGAATATCCGGCCATGCCCCTGCTCCAGGGGGACCGGACCCTGCAGCTCCCGGAAGAAATCATGGGAAAGCTGATCTCCACCACGGTTTATGCCTGTTCCACCGATGCCAGCCGGCCGCTGTACACCGGGGTCTATCTGGAAAAGTCCGGACAGCATCTGACGGCTGTCGGGACCAACACCCATCGGCTGGCCATCAAGGAAGTGGAACTGCCGGAAGGGGATGACAGCGAATTTTCCATGCTGATTCCCGCCCGTCTCCTGAAGGAAATCGGCAGCAACCTGAATGGAGAACTGCCGGAACCGGTGGTCCTGACCCTGAAAGAACGGCAGATCATGGCCCAGGTGGGAAGCTTGACTATTATTTCAAGCCTGATTGAAGGAAAATTTCCTGATTACAAACGACCCATTCCTCCGTCCTTCAGCAACCGGACGGTTTTCAACCGGGTGGATATGGAAAAAGCCATCCAGCGGGTCTCTCTGTTCTCCCAGTCCGATTACAACATTGTCCGGCTGGCCATCGATGCGGACGGAATTACCCTGTCTTCAGCGGTCAGCGACATGGGCCAGGGGAAGGAAATCATCGCCTGCCAGACGGTGGGAGACAACCTGCCCCTGAACATCGCCTTCAATTCCCGGTACATGACCGATTTCTTCAAGAACTGCGGCACGGACCGGGTAAGCCTGGAAACCAACCAGTCCCTGTCTCCGGCCCGGCTCATGCCGGAAGGGGATGAGAGCTATACCTATATCCTGACCCCGGTACGGGTTATTTTCTAATGCGGCTGGAAAACCTGCGGCTGCTCCATTTCCGGAACTACGAGCAGGTGTCCATCCCTCTGGGACATAACATAACTATTTTTTATGGAGACAATGCCCAGGGGAAAACCAACCTGCTGGAAGGCATCCATACGGCGGCCCGGGGATTTTCCTTCCGGACACGGCATGAGGAGGAACTGCCTTCCTTTGGGGCGGAGGAATGGGCGGCGGAGCTCCAGTACCGGGACCGGTACGGCTCCAGCCGGCTGCTGGTGAAACGGTATCCGGTACGGGGCCGGATGAAGAAGGAAAATCTGCTGAACGGGAACCCGGTCACCCCCCGGGAACAGTACGGGCTGGTGAACCTGGTGCTGTTCACTCCGGATGATCTCCAGCTGGTGAAGGGAGATCCGGCTCTCCGGCGGAAATTCCTGGATATGGAAATCGCCCAGGTCAGTCCGGTGTATTATGACCTGCTGGCCCAATACAACCGGGTGCTCCAGCAGCGGAACCGGTTCCTGAAACAGTGCCGGGACCGGGAAAAGCTGGAAGAAGCCCAGCTGCTGGTATGGGACGGAGCCCTGGCCCAGCTGGCGGCGGGAATCCTGGACCACCGTCTCCAGGCTCTTTCCGGGATCCTCCAGGCGGCCCGTCAGGTGTATGACGGCATCACCGGCACCCAGGAAGCCCTGACCCTTTCCTATGTGCAGAAGCGGGGGGACGGGGAAGAAACCGTAAGGGAAAACCCGGGGCCCGGCGCCTGGGAAGGATTCTACCGGGAACAGCTCCGGCTGCGGCACCGGTTGGATTATCTCCGGGGCTACACCAGCCTGGGGCCGCACCGGGACGACCTGGAAATTTTCCATGAAGGCAGGCCTCTCCGGGCCTACGGATCCCAGGGTCAGCAACGGACGGCGGCCCTGGCTCTGAAACTGTCCGAACTGGAATTCATCCGGTCCGTCCGGGAAGAATATCCGGTGTTGCTCCTGGATGATGTGCTCAGTGAACTGGATCAGCACCGGCGGGAAAAGCTTCTGGGCTTCATCAACGGAACGGTCCAGACTTTCCTGACCGTCAATGACCGGCATCTGGCACCGGTGGACGGAGATGTGGCCGCCTACCGGGTACGGGAGGGCCGGCTGGAGGAGACCCCATGAAAGATTCCGAACTCCTGATCCTGAAAGTGATGAAGACCCCCAGAGCCCGGCAGCAGTTCCTGCTCCACTGGCTGAAAAGCCACTGGGCGGAGATCCTGGGCCATACGGCTGCCAACCATTCCCAGCCCTACCGGCTGGAGGACGGGGTCCTGTACGTCCATACGGACAACCCCATGTGGTCCAACCAGTTCCACATGATGCAGGGAAAACTGCTGGGACAG is a genomic window containing:
- the dnaA gene encoding chromosomal replication initiator protein DnaA, which codes for MARKKMVELDLFAEQEPAAEPEKTAPAAPPEKKSPASLPQKPFVTNLSPRYTFDNFVVGNSNRFAKAAAMAVANNPAFAYNPFFLFSDSGLGKTHLMNAIGNQIRKNHPDMKILYISSETFTNELIESVEHNRLEAFREKYRSIDVLLIDDIQFLRNRESTQEEFFHTFNTLEKANKQIIISSDRPPAELDTLEERMISRFNSGLTADIQHPDLETRMAILQNLAHTDKVPFPNDVILLIASSITSNIRELEGAYNRVCAYSTVSKEPITLELCRSALKELNLLDTPQFVTVDAIQQQVADHFRLHRAELIEKKRTRRVAVPRMIAIYLTKEMAGLSLKKIGECFGGRDHSTIIHACEKIQKDRQEDPELNREIDALILELKNRTP
- the dnaA gene encoding chromosomal replication initiator protein DnaA, which codes for MMTKNLAQIWAEMLAALSASFEGRSWKIWLDAAHPRTLEENTLSLDVPNDFTKNTLQEKYLPIMEESLSQICGKPMKVQIDVVETAKEGPSLFPDAPAQPAPEPAAVQPEPQPAAKPAQEFDSHLSPKYTFDNFIRGKSNEEAFNFSMGVANAPAKSYNPLFLYSDPGLGKTHLMNAIGNYIHKKFPQMKILYTSSETFTNELIGAIQHNTNEAFRNKYRNIDVLLIDDIQFLRKKESTQEEFFHTFEALKQADKQIIISSDRPPKELDTLEERLTSRFMQGLIIEINHPDFETRSAILRSMAEKDHLEFPLEVIQLIATNVKTNIRELEGAYTKVHAFANLNHQPVTMELARKALKDLDMGSAVDKVITVEAIQELVASRYKIRVEDLKAKKRTRSIAYPRQIAMYLTRELTDLSLPRIGECFGGRDHTTVLHACDKISEDKKNDANLERQLAKLVEDLKK
- the dnaN gene encoding DNA polymerase III subunit beta → MQFSCESKELAQSVNIVKRAISSSNNAPIFSGIHAILQGNTLQLIAMDNTYMMNKKLDVNGEEDGELLIPAKAIGDLLARFDPDEVLTVQQLPGEKEMTLKAAKARGQYHIPLMDPEEYPAMPLLQGDRTLQLPEEIMGKLISTTVYACSTDASRPLYTGVYLEKSGQHLTAVGTNTHRLAIKEVELPEGDDSEFSMLIPARLLKEIGSNLNGELPEPVVLTLKERQIMAQVGSLTIISSLIEGKFPDYKRPIPPSFSNRTVFNRVDMEKAIQRVSLFSQSDYNIVRLAIDADGITLSSAVSDMGQGKEIIACQTVGDNLPLNIAFNSRYMTDFFKNCGTDRVSLETNQSLSPARLMPEGDESYTYILTPVRVIF
- the recF gene encoding DNA replication/repair protein RecF (All proteins in this family for which functions are known are DNA-binding proteins that assist the filamentation of RecA onto DNA for the initiation of recombination or recombinational repair.); its protein translation is MRLENLRLLHFRNYEQVSIPLGHNITIFYGDNAQGKTNLLEGIHTAARGFSFRTRHEEELPSFGAEEWAAELQYRDRYGSSRLLVKRYPVRGRMKKENLLNGNPVTPREQYGLVNLVLFTPDDLQLVKGDPALRRKFLDMEIAQVSPVYYDLLAQYNRVLQQRNRFLKQCRDREKLEEAQLLVWDGALAQLAAGILDHRLQALSGILQAARQVYDGITGTQEALTLSYVQKRGDGEETVRENPGPGAWEGFYREQLRLRHRLDYLRGYTSLGPHRDDLEIFHEGRPLRAYGSQGQQRTAALALKLSELEFIRSVREEYPVLLLDDVLSELDQHRREKLLGFINGTVQTFLTVNDRHLAPVDGDVAAYRVREGRLEETP